In Limosilactobacillus sp. WILCCON 0051, a single window of DNA contains:
- a CDS encoding recombinase family protein — protein sequence MKYGYARVSTESQSLSTQLQLLKQVGVDEIFQEKYTGTTTKRPEFARLLAIVQPNDVIIVTKLDRFARNTGEALQVIQQLFENQVKINILNMGTIDDTPVGRLIFTVFSAFAQFERDMIVIRTQEGKSYARRHNPKYREGRPKIYSDEKIRQAYQLYQKGLTYRELSMRTGISISTLRRRFALLKSVEAMEHEKLKENGRP from the coding sequence ATGAAGTACGGATATGCGCGAGTAAGCACGGAAAGCCAGAGTTTATCGACACAGCTGCAACTGTTGAAACAGGTTGGAGTTGACGAAATATTCCAGGAAAAATATACGGGAACGACTACCAAACGACCAGAATTTGCTCGCTTGTTGGCAATCGTTCAGCCAAATGACGTAATTATCGTCACTAAGCTGGATCGATTTGCGCGTAATACGGGTGAAGCTCTGCAAGTGATTCAGCAATTGTTTGAAAATCAGGTAAAGATCAATATTTTGAATATGGGCACGATTGACGATACGCCAGTTGGTCGCCTGATTTTTACCGTGTTTTCGGCATTTGCCCAGTTTGAGCGCGACATGATCGTTATCAGAACTCAAGAAGGCAAGTCATATGCTCGACGTCATAATCCGAAATATCGTGAAGGCCGACCAAAAATTTACTCGGACGAAAAAATTCGGCAGGCATATCAGCTCTATCAAAAAGGACTGACCTACCGTGAACTTTCAATGCGTACTGGAATCAGTATTTCGACTTTACGGCGACGCTTTGCTCTGCTCAAGTCGGTTGAGGCAATGGAGCATGAAAAGTTGAAAGAAAATGGTCGTCCTTAA
- a CDS encoding transposase, whose protein sequence is MNIYSPELKSKIVHEYLERKNDISISELSRQYDIDPRRVGEWIRNYRLRGKIITQPNKRKFSQKFKEDVVDYYQTHEETLEQVAARFDVRPTQVSSWKNTAQRYGNEALASQKEKAAKTMEHKQKETQQLTKEDRNKHEMAAEIARLRAELDKTKKELYYARMDRDIAKKVQALVKASASKPKRK, encoded by the coding sequence ATGAATATATACAGTCCAGAGTTAAAAAGCAAAATCGTTCATGAATACCTTGAACGCAAAAATGATATCAGTATTAGCGAATTAAGCAGGCAATATGACATTGATCCTCGTCGGGTTGGCGAGTGGATCCGCAACTATCGGCTTCGAGGAAAGATCATTACCCAACCCAACAAACGAAAATTCAGTCAGAAGTTCAAAGAAGATGTGGTAGACTACTATCAAACTCATGAGGAAACCTTGGAACAAGTTGCCGCAAGATTTGATGTACGTCCTACTCAGGTCAGCTCCTGGAAAAACACGGCTCAAAGATACGGCAACGAAGCCTTGGCATCTCAGAAAGAGAAGGCAGCGAAAACCATGGAGCATAAGCAAAAAGAAACACAACAACTGACGAAGGAAGATCGTAATAAGCATGAAATGGCGGCTGAAATCGCCCGCTTAAGAGCCGAACTTGATAAAACCAAGAAGGAGCTCTACTACGCCAGAATGGATCGTGACATCGCAAAAAAAGTCCAAGCTCTGGTCAAGGCCTCAGCGTCAAAGCCAAAACGAAAATAG
- a CDS encoding clumping factor B, protein MLVDWEMLIDSAAELLVDSTIDVEAEFELLIEADSSLSLNDVLVEVELLVDPDTLADVELLVEAAADSLAELAADVEVEADSEAEVLVEPETTAEVDAEVLVDSTIDVEAELELLIEADFSLSLNDVLVEVELLVDPDTLADVELLVDPDALADAELLVEAASDSLAELAADVEVEADSEAEVLVEPETTAEVDADVLVDSTIDIEAELELLIKADSSLSLNDVLVEVELLIDPDTLADVELLVEAASDSLAELAADVEVEADSEAEVLVEPETTAEVDADVLVDSTIDVEAEFELLIEADSSLSLNDVLVETELLVDPDALADVELLVEAAADSLVELAADVEVDADSEAEVLIEPETTADVDADVLVDSTIDVEAEIELIIEADSSLSLNDVLVEVELLVDPDALDDIELLVEAASDSLVELATDVEVEADSEAEALVEPETTAEADADVLVDSTIDVEAEFELLIEADSSLSLNDVLVETELLVDPDALADVELLVEAAADSLVELAADVEVDADSEAEVLIEPETTADVDADVLVDSTIDVEAEIELIIEADSSLSLNDVLVEVELLVDPDALDDIELLVEAASDSLVELATDVEVEADSEAEALVEPETTAEADADVLVDSTIDVEAELELLIEADSSLSLNDVLVETELLVDPDALADVELLVEAASDSLIELATDVEVEADSEAEVLIEPETTAEVDADVLVDSTIDVETEFELLIEADSSLSLNDVLVETELLVDPDALADVELLVEAASDSLIELAADVEVEADSEAEVLIEPETTAEVDADVLVDSTIDVETDTEFELLTDSESLVEVDSLSLADSDSDSLADSDSDSLIDSESLVEIDSLSLSDSDSLIDSDSLSDSDVDSDSDSDSLIDSESLVDSNSLSLNDSLADADSDSDSLVDVDSLSDSDSDSLPDSDSDSLIDSDSDSLVDSDSDSDSLVEVDSLSLNDSELLTDSDSLADSDSDSDSLMDSESLVDVDSLSLIDSDSLSDSDVDSDSDSDSLIDSESLVDSNSLSLNDSLADADSDSDSLSLTDSDSDSLMDSESLVDVDSLSLIDSLADADSDSDSLSLTDSDSDSLIDSESLVDSDSLSDSLSDSDVDSDSDSESLSLIDSESLVEIDSLSLNDSLSDTDVDSDSLMDSESLVDSDSLSLNDSLSDADSDSDSLMDSDSLVDSDSLSLNDSLADADSDSDSLADSLSDTDVDSDSLIDLESLVEVDSLSLNDSLSDSDVDSDSDSLVDSLVDSESLTEVDSLSLSDSLSDADSDSDSLADSLSDTDVDSDSLIDSESLVEVDSLSLNDSLSDSDVDSDSDSLVDSLVDSESLTEVDSLSLSDSLSDTDSDSDSLADSLSDTDVDSDSLIDSESLVEVDSLSLNDSLSDSDVDSDSDSLVDSLVDSESLTEVDSLSLSDSLSDADSDSDSLADSLSDTDVDSDSLIDSESLVDSNSLSLNDSLSDADSDSDSLVDVDSLSDSDSLIDSESLIEVDSFSLNDSDSLSLADSDSDSLSLTDSDSLADSDSDSLSDSDSDSLPDSDSDSLIDSDSDSLVDSDSDSDSLVEVDSLSLNDSELLTDSDSLSDSDSDSDSLMDSESLVDIDSLSLIDSLADADSDSDSLMDSESLVDSDSLSLSDSLSDADSDSDSLADSLSDTDVDSDSLIDSESLVEVDSLSDSDVDSDSDSLVDSLVDSESLTEVDSLSLNDSLSDADSDSDSLMDSESLVDSDSLSLNDSLSDADVDSDSLIDSESLVDSDSLSLNDSLSDTDVDSDSDSLADSDSDSDSLVDSDSDSDSLSDSLADSLSDTDVDSDSLTDSDSDSDSLVDSDSDSDSLSDTDVDSDSLMDSESLVDSDSLSLNDVLVDFEFSIEVDVDSEALIEVLVDSEITSLSLSDALATCDASIDLLVDAISLSFMDSLVAFDTDADSETLTDLAALADSEADLDFKAASLSLIDALATCDSLIEALVDAALLSLSDALVTFEDDSDSDSLVDSDSDSLIDSESLMEVDSLSLNDSLSLADSDSLSLTDSDSDSLTDSDSDSLSDSDVDSDSLVDSEPLVDSDSLSLADSDSDSLSLTDSDSLSLSDSDSDSLVDSDSDSDSLIDSESLVEVDSLSLTDSDSDSLSDSDSDSDSDSLADSLSDTDVDSDSLIDSESLVEVDSLSLNDSLSDADSDSDSLVDSDSDSDSLVDSESLVDSDSLSLNDSFSDSEVDSDSLADSTSDVLSELLVDADPDALSDSIVEADVLIESYAEVDLLSLSLLLCARSSLVEIN, encoded by the coding sequence GTGCTTGTTGATTGGGAAATGCTCATCGATTCGGCAGCGGAATTACTCGTTGATTCCACAATCGACGTCGAGGCAGAGTTTGAGCTGCTGATTGAAGCAGATTCTTCACTTTCGCTCAACGACGTGCTGGTTGAAGTTGAACTACTGGTTGATCCAGACACACTGGCTGATGTCGAGCTACTGGTTGAAGCCGCCGCAGATTCACTTGCTGAGTTGGCCGCAGACGTTGAAGTCGAGGCTGACTCGGAAGCTGAAGTGCTGGTTGAACCCGAAACCACTGCTGAAGTGGATGCAGAAGTACTAGTTGATTCCACAATCGACGTCGAGGCAGAGCTTGAGCTGCTAATTGAAGCAGACTTTTCACTTTCGCTCAACGACGTGCTGGTTGAAGTTGAACTACTGGTTGATCCAGACACACTGGCTGATGTCGAGCTACTGGTTGATCCAGATGCACTTGCTGATGCCGAGCTGCTCGTTGAAGCCGCTTCAGATTCACTTGCTGAGTTGGCCGCAGACGTTGAAGTCGAGGCTGACTCGGAAGCTGAAGTGCTGGTTGAACCCGAAACCACTGCTGAAGTGGATGCAGACGTACTAGTTGATTCCACAATTGACATCGAGGCAGAGCTTGAGCTGCTAATTAAAGCAGATTCCTCACTTTCACTCAACGATGTGCTGGTTGAAGTTGAACTACTGATTGATCCAGATACACTTGCTGATGTCGAACTGCTCGTTGAAGCCGCTTCAGATTCACTTGCTGAGTTGGCCGCAGACGTCGAAGTTGAGGCTGACTCGGAAGCTGAAGTGCTGGTTGAGCCAGAAACCACTGCTGAAGTGGATGCAGACGTACTAGTTGATTCCACAATTGACGTCGAGGCAGAGTTTGAGCTGCTGATTGAAGCAGACTCTTCGCTCTCACTCAACGACGTGCTGGTCGAAACTGAACTACTGGTTGATCCAGATGCACTGGCTGATGTCGAGTTGCTCGTTGAAGCCGCCGCAGATTCACTTGTTGAGTTGGCCGCAGACGTTGAAGTCGATGCTGACTCAGAAGCTGAAGTGCTGATTGAGCCCGAAACCACTGCTGATGTAGATGCAGACGTACTAGTTGATTCCACAATCGACGTCGAGGCAGAGATTGAGCTGATAATTGAAGCAGATTCTTCACTTTCACTCAACGATGTACTGGTTGAAGTTGAACTACTGGTTGATCCAGATGCACTAGATGATATTGAGCTACTCGTTGAAGCCGCTTCAGATTCACTTGTTGAGTTGGCCACGGACGTTGAAGTCGAGGCTGACTCAGAAGCTGAAGCGCTAGTCGAGCCAGAAACCACTGCTGAAGCGGATGCAGACGTACTAGTTGATTCCACAATTGACGTCGAGGCAGAGTTTGAGCTGCTGATTGAAGCAGACTCTTCGCTCTCACTCAACGACGTGCTGGTCGAAACTGAACTACTGGTTGATCCAGATGCACTGGCTGATGTCGAGTTGCTCGTTGAAGCCGCCGCAGATTCACTTGTTGAGTTGGCCGCAGACGTTGAAGTCGATGCTGACTCAGAAGCTGAAGTGCTGATTGAGCCCGAAACCACTGCTGATGTAGATGCAGACGTACTAGTTGATTCCACAATCGACGTCGAGGCAGAGATTGAGCTGATAATTGAAGCAGATTCTTCACTTTCACTCAACGATGTACTGGTTGAAGTTGAACTACTGGTTGATCCAGATGCACTAGATGATATTGAGCTACTCGTTGAAGCCGCTTCAGATTCACTTGTTGAGTTGGCCACGGACGTTGAAGTCGAGGCTGACTCAGAAGCTGAAGCGCTAGTCGAGCCAGAAACCACTGCTGAAGCGGATGCAGACGTACTAGTTGATTCCACAATCGACGTCGAGGCAGAGCTTGAACTGCTAATTGAAGCAGATTCCTCACTTTCACTCAACGACGTGCTGGTCGAAACTGAACTACTGGTTGATCCAGATGCACTGGCTGATGTCGAGCTGCTCGTTGAAGCCGCTTCAGATTCGCTTATTGAGTTGGCCACAGACGTTGAAGTCGAGGCTGACTCGGAAGCTGAAGTGCTGATTGAGCCCGAAACCACTGCTGAAGTGGATGCAGACGTACTAGTTGATTCCACAATCGACGTCGAGACAGAGTTTGAGCTGCTAATTGAAGCAGATTCCTCACTTTCGCTCAACGACGTGCTGGTCGAAACTGAACTACTGGTTGATCCAGATGCACTGGCTGATGTCGAGCTGCTCGTTGAAGCCGCTTCAGATTCGCTTATTGAGTTGGCCGCAGACGTTGAAGTCGAGGCTGACTCGGAAGCTGAAGTGCTGATTGAGCCCGAAACCACTGCTGAAGTGGATGCAGACGTACTAGTTGATTCCACAATCGACGTCGAGACAGATACAGAATTCGAGCTGCTTACCGATTCGGAATCACTTGTGGAAGTTGATTCACTTTCACTGGCCGATTCTGACTCAGATTCGCTGGCTGACTCGGACTCAGATTCACTGATAGATTCGGAGTCGCTTGTAGAGATTGACTCACTTTCGCTTTCTGACTCAGATTCATTGATTGATTCAGACTCGCTTTCTGACTCGGACGTTGATTCTGATTCAGATTCCGATTCACTGATAGACTCAGAGTCACTTGTAGATTCTAACTCACTTTCACTCAACGATTCGCTTGCCGATGCAGACTCTGATTCGGACTCGCTTGTAGATGTCGATTCACTTTCTGATTCAGATTCCGACTCGCTTCCTGACTCAGACTCAGATTCACTGATTGATTCAGATTCGGATTCGCTCGTTGATTCAGACTCAGATTCAGATTCACTCGTAGAAGTCGACTCACTTTCACTCAATGACTCGGAGCTGCTTACTGATTCCGACTCGCTTGCTGATTCTGATTCGGATTCGGATTCACTGATGGATTCAGAGTCGCTTGTGGATGTCGATTCACTTTCACTGATTGATTCAGACTCGCTTTCTGACTCGGACGTTGATTCTGATTCAGATTCCGATTCACTGATAGACTCAGAGTCACTTGTAGATTCTAACTCACTTTCACTCAACGATTCGCTTGCCGATGCAGACTCTGATTCGGACTCACTTTCGCTTACTGACTCGGACTCGGATTCACTAATGGATTCGGAGTCGCTTGTGGATGTCGATTCACTTTCACTGATTGATTCGCTTGCCGATGCAGACTCTGATTCGGACTCACTTTCGCTTACTGACTCGGACTCGGATTCACTGATAGATTCAGAGTCACTTGTAGATTCGGATTCACTTTCCGATTCGCTTTCTGACTCTGACGTTGATTCTGATTCAGACTCTGAGTCACTTTCACTGATAGATTCGGAGTCGCTTGTAGAGATTGACTCGCTTTCACTCAATGACTCGCTTTCCGATACAGACGTCGATTCGGATTCACTAATGGATTCTGAGTCGCTTGTAGATTCTGACTCACTCTCACTTAATGATTCGCTTTCCGATGCAGACTCAGATTCAGACTCACTGATGGATTCTGATTCACTTGTAGATTCTGACTCACTCTCACTCAATGATTCGCTTGCCGATGCAGACTCTGATTCGGACTCACTGGCTGATTCACTTTCCGATACAGACGTCGATTCGGATTCACTGATAGACTTAGAGTCGCTTGTGGAGGTTGACTCACTTTCACTCAATGATTCACTTTCTGACTCTGACGTTGATTCAGATTCGGACTCGCTGGTTGACTCACTTGTTGACTCGGAGTCACTTACGGAAGTCGATTCACTTTCACTCAGCGATTCACTTTCCGATGCAGACTCGGATTCGGACTCACTGGCTGATTCACTTTCCGATACAGACGTCGATTCGGATTCACTGATAGACTCAGAGTCGCTTGTGGAGGTTGACTCACTTTCACTCAATGATTCACTTTCTGACTCTGACGTTGATTCAGATTCGGACTCGCTGGTTGACTCACTTGTTGACTCGGAGTCACTTACGGAAGTCGATTCACTTTCACTCAGCGATTCACTTTCCGATACAGACTCGGATTCGGACTCACTGGCTGATTCACTTTCCGATACAGACGTCGATTCGGATTCACTGATAGACTCAGAGTCGCTTGTGGAGGTTGACTCACTTTCACTCAATGATTCACTTTCTGACTCTGACGTTGATTCAGATTCGGACTCGCTGGTTGACTCACTTGTTGACTCGGAGTCACTTACGGAAGTCGATTCACTTTCACTCAGCGATTCACTTTCCGATGCAGACTCGGATTCGGACTCACTGGCTGATTCACTTTCCGATACAGACGTCGATTCCGATTCACTGATAGACTCAGAGTCACTTGTAGATTCTAACTCACTTTCACTCAACGATTCGCTTTCCGATGCAGACTCTGATTCGGACTCGCTTGTAGATGTCGATTCACTTTCTGATTCAGATTCACTGATAGATTCGGAATCACTCATTGAAGTCGACTCATTCTCACTCAATGACTCGGATTCACTTTCACTAGCTGATTCAGATTCAGACTCACTTTCGCTTACTGACTCGGATTCGCTGGCTGACTCGGACTCAGATTCACTTTCTGATTCAGATTCCGACTCGCTTCCTGACTCAGACTCAGATTCACTGATTGATTCAGATTCGGATTCGCTCGTTGATTCAGACTCAGATTCAGATTCACTCGTAGAAGTCGACTCACTTTCACTCAATGACTCGGAGCTGCTTACTGATTCCGACTCGCTTTCTGATTCAGATTCCGACTCAGATTCACTGATGGATTCGGAGTCGCTTGTGGATATCGATTCGCTTTCACTGATTGATTCGCTTGCCGATGCAGACTCTGATTCGGATTCACTAATGGATTCAGAGTCGCTTGTAGATTCTGATTCACTTTCACTCAGCGATTCACTTTCCGATGCAGACTCTGATTCGGACTCACTGGCTGATTCACTTTCCGATACAGACGTCGATTCAGATTCACTGATAGACTCAGAGTCGCTTGTGGAGGTTGATTCACTTTCTGACTCTGACGTTGATTCAGATTCGGACTCGCTAGTTGACTCACTTGTTGACTCGGAGTCACTTACGGAAGTCGATTCACTTTCACTCAACGATTCGCTTTCCGATGCAGACTCAGATTCAGACTCACTGATGGATTCAGAGTCACTTGTAGATTCTGACTCACTTTCACTCAATGACTCGCTTTCCGATGCAGACGTTGATTCGGATTCACTGATAGACTCAGAGTCACTTGTAGATTCTGACTCACTCTCACTCAATGATTCGCTTTCCGATACAGACGTCGATTCGGATTCGGATTCACTGGCTGATTCAGATTCAGACTCGGATTCACTCGTTGACTCAGATTCAGATTCGGATTCACTTTCCGATTCGCTGGCTGATTCACTTTCCGATACAGACGTCGACTCAGATTCACTGACTGATTCAGATTCCGACTCGGACTCGCTCGTTGATTCAGACTCAGATTCAGATTCACTTTCCGATACAGATGTCGATTCGGATTCACTGATGGATTCAGAGTCACTTGTAGATTCTGATTCACTTTCACTCAACGACGTGCTGGTTGACTTTGAGTTTTCAATTGAAGTCGATGTTGACTCAGAAGCCTTAATTGAAGTGCTCGTGGATTCAGAGATTACTTCGCTTTCACTCAGCGATGCACTGGCTACTTGTGATGCCTCAATAGACTTGCTAGTCGATGCAATTTCGCTTTCTTTTATGGATTCGCTGGTTGCTTTTGATACCGATGCCGACTCAGAAACACTTACCGATTTGGCAGCACTGGCGGATTCAGAGGCAGACTTGGATTTCAAGGCTGCTTCACTTTCACTCATCGACGCGCTAGCTACTTGTGATTCTTTAATTGAGGCACTAGTAGATGCCGCCTTACTCTCGCTCAGTGATGCACTAGTTACCTTTGAAGATGATTCAGACTCGGATTCACTTGTTGACTCAGATTCCGATTCACTGATAGACTCAGAGTCGCTTATGGAGGTTGACTCACTCTCACTGAATGATTCGCTTTCGCTAGCTGATTCTGACTCACTTTCGCTTACTGACTCGGATTCAGATTCACTGACTGATTCAGATTCAGACTCGCTTTCTGACTCGGACGTCGATTCGGATTCACTAGTGGATTCAGAGCCACTTGTAGACTCAGATTCACTTTCGCTAGCTGATTCAGATTCAGACTCACTTTCGCTTACCGACTCGGACTCGCTTTCACTTTCTGACTCAGATTCCGATTCGCTGGTTGATTCTGACTCGGATTCCGATTCACTGATAGACTCAGAGTCGCTTGTGGAAGTTGATTCACTTTCACTGACTGATTCAGATTCAGACTCGCTTTCTGACTCAGACTCAGATTCGGATTCGGATTCACTGGCCGATTCGCTTTCCGATACGGATGTCGATTCGGATTCACTGATAGATTCAGAATCACTTGTAGAAGTTGACTCACTCTCACTCAACGATTCGCTTTCCGATGCAGACTCTGATTCGGACTCGCTGGTTGATTCTGACTCGGATTCCGATTCACTGGTAGACTCAGAGTCACTTGTAGATTCTGATTCACTCTCACTTAATGATTCGTTTTCTGATTCAGAAGTCGATTCGGATTCGCTGGCCGATTCCACTTCTGATGTGCTTTCAGAACTACTAGTCGATGCAGATCCAGATGCACTTTCGGATTCAATCGTTGAGGCTGACGTGCTGATTGAGTCATATGCAGAAGTTGATTTACTCTCACTTTCGCTGCTGCTTTGTGCCCGTTCTTCTTTAGTTGAAATCAACTGA
- a CDS encoding IS3 family transposase — MTEIRAYQKTLPKERRYKIGDLLARIDLKRSSYYDECERMKNPYDKYVNVKKLIMEIAQSYVVRDRYTAGYRRIQKKLDQRNAHLAGETIRKLMAQLKVQVAIYNQNRNGKYSSYRGTVGKTAKNLLKQKFDETQPYKVIHTDITQTQLANQQKVYISVMVDEGTKEVLACQISDHPNRKLITDTLDELLQNLPDNARPIIHSDQGWHYQLPYYTQKLADHHFTQSMSRKANCLDNAPVESFFHLLKTELLNGRPLVRDIEEFKRLVNGYIMFFNNIRISLKTDGLSPVEYRNQQLAA, encoded by the coding sequence GTGACCGAGATCAGAGCATATCAAAAAACACTTCCCAAAGAGCGGCGTTATAAGATTGGCGATCTGTTAGCACGAATCGATCTGAAGCGCTCATCTTATTACGATGAATGCGAACGTATGAAAAATCCATATGATAAATACGTCAACGTCAAAAAACTAATAATGGAAATCGCCCAAAGCTACGTTGTCCGCGATCGCTATACCGCTGGCTATCGGCGCATTCAGAAGAAACTGGATCAGCGTAACGCTCATTTAGCTGGCGAAACCATCCGTAAACTAATGGCTCAGTTGAAGGTTCAAGTCGCAATCTATAATCAGAATCGCAACGGCAAGTATTCCTCATATCGCGGAACCGTTGGAAAAACCGCCAAGAACCTGCTTAAGCAAAAGTTTGATGAAACCCAGCCTTATAAAGTCATTCACACCGATATCACGCAGACCCAACTGGCTAATCAACAAAAAGTTTATATTTCAGTAATGGTTGATGAGGGCACCAAAGAAGTACTGGCCTGTCAGATCAGCGACCATCCAAATCGTAAACTAATCACTGATACGCTTGATGAATTATTGCAAAACCTGCCTGATAATGCCCGGCCGATCATTCATTCTGACCAAGGGTGGCATTACCAGCTGCCTTACTATACCCAAAAACTAGCCGATCATCACTTTACCCAAAGCATGTCGCGGAAGGCTAACTGCCTCGATAACGCGCCAGTAGAAAGCTTCTTCCATCTTCTAAAGACTGAACTGCTCAATGGCCGTCCCCTTGTTCGTGACATCGAGGAATTCAAGCGCCTGGTAAACGGCTATATTATGTTCTTCAACAATATTCGTATCTCTTTAAAAACAGACGGTCTGAGTCCAGTTGAATATCGCAATCAACAGTTGGCCGCTTAA
- a CDS encoding GNAT family N-acetyltransferase has product MGLIYVTRAMQADIPAIGAIFDQAKAFLKASGSPQWQAGYPNTDTVAQDLANQSAWVLKVNGQVAGYAAAIIGDDPNYQEIDGAWQNNTEPYATIHRLALSQDYRGQHLAKYFMSSLISILNEQGIHNFRVDTHDLNQPMQHVATSNGFIRRGHINILDEPNDPLRWAFELNL; this is encoded by the coding sequence ATGGGTCTTATTTATGTTACTCGCGCCATGCAAGCTGATATTCCAGCAATCGGGGCAATTTTTGATCAAGCCAAGGCGTTCTTAAAGGCTTCCGGCAGTCCGCAGTGGCAGGCGGGATATCCGAATACCGATACAGTTGCTCAAGACTTAGCCAATCAATCAGCTTGGGTGCTGAAAGTCAATGGCCAGGTTGCGGGTTATGCGGCGGCAATTATTGGTGATGATCCAAACTATCAAGAGATTGATGGTGCTTGGCAAAATAATACCGAGCCATACGCAACCATTCATCGCTTGGCATTAAGCCAGGATTACCGGGGACAGCATTTAGCCAAATATTTTATGAGCAGCCTGATTTCAATTTTAAATGAGCAGGGAATCCATAACTTCCGTGTTGATACGCATGATCTGAACCAGCCAATGCAGCACGTCGCGACTAGCAATGGCTTTATCAGACGCGGTCACATCAATATTTTAGATGAGCCCAATGATCCATTACGCTGGGCATTTGAATTGAATCTGTAA
- a CDS encoding glucosaminidase domain-containing protein, which yields MKIKSKKWAGIGIGIAVLCFALAIGLGIYLHSTSQSAKPQRETHSSKITVNQFIKTIAPIAQKEQKKYHIPASIIIAQAGTESNWGRSKLAYKYNNLFGIKATSKKNRVRMYTKENINGKTVEVKQYFAVYDSWEASLKAHAELLAHGTKAKPNVFKDVLKAKNYQEAAWALQKDGYATDPNYANELIYAIKKFKLYKYDQ from the coding sequence ATGAAGATCAAATCAAAAAAATGGGCTGGGATTGGAATTGGCATCGCGGTACTGTGTTTTGCATTGGCAATCGGTCTGGGAATCTACCTGCACTCAACCAGTCAATCTGCCAAGCCACAGCGCGAAACTCATTCATCCAAAATCACGGTTAATCAATTCATCAAAACGATTGCACCAATTGCCCAAAAAGAACAAAAAAAGTACCACATTCCCGCCAGTATCATCATTGCTCAGGCTGGTACCGAATCAAACTGGGGTCGTAGCAAGCTGGCTTATAAATACAACAACCTTTTTGGCATCAAGGCCACTTCTAAAAAGAATCGCGTTCGCATGTATACCAAGGAAAACATCAATGGTAAGACGGTCGAAGTCAAACAGTACTTTGCCGTATATGATAGTTGGGAGGCTTCACTAAAGGCCCACGCCGAGCTGCTTGCCCATGGTACCAAGGCCAAGCCAAACGTATTTAAAGACGTGCTAAAAGCCAAGAACTACCAGGAAGCTGCCTGGGCGCTGCAAAAAGATGGCTACGCAACGGATCCTAATTACGCCAACGAACTGATTTATGCGATTAAAAAATTCAAGCTTTATAAATATGATCAATAA